In Oryza glaberrima chromosome 8, OglaRS2, whole genome shotgun sequence, the following are encoded in one genomic region:
- the LOC127781485 gene encoding uncharacterized protein LOC127781485 yields MGLGIDEAQMAAPLAVTSNDGADLLPDGSELPPAGRSEAPQHGSVHAAAHPPEAPRTSAGGGSADSASATAADSAVSTSARRTGTAALQASSDARDSKLVEASTAALGHRRATRSGLRGPRRARRSGRASATRRRGKRRGVAGGSRGERGGAGPRQGRRRNRRWSPWL; encoded by the exons ATGGGGCTAGGTATCGACGAGGCACAAATGGCGGCTCCTTTAGCCGTGACTAG CAACGACGGGGCCGACCTCCTTCCGGACGGCAGCGAGCTCCCGCCGGCGGGCCGCAGTGAAGCGCCACAGCACGGGAGCGTCCATGCGGCCGCACATCCACCGGAGGCCCCACGGACGTCGGCGGGCGGGGGCTCCGCGGACTCGGCCTCCGCGACGGCCGCGGACAGCGCCGTCTCGACCTCGGCGAGGCGCACGGGGACGGCGGCCTTGCAGGCCTCGAGTGACGCGAGGGACTCGAAGCTGGTGGAGGCGTccacggcggcgctagggcatCGTCGAGCGACGCGGAGCGGGCTGCGAGGTCCTCGTCGAGCGAGGCGAAGTGGGCGAGCGAGCGCGACCAGGCGTCGTGGCAAGCGGCGAGGAGTTGCTGGTGGGAGTCGAGGTGAGCGAGGAGGCGCCGGACCACgccaggggcggcggcggaatcGCCGGTGGTCGCCATGGCTGTGA